The following proteins are co-located in the Vigna angularis cultivar LongXiaoDou No.4 chromosome 2, ASM1680809v1, whole genome shotgun sequence genome:
- the LOC108327250 gene encoding chromatin assembly factor 1 subunit FAS1, translating into MAEPIGTKSSPQSSFQDPNSDRATIPKNAEEKKEVESLEKELADLFGYYKEFMAEKVEVDLSSQWSGSRDYVEDLVAFMLNESNLPLSKLVDEIYDRLNREVHNGTIVVTKRVTYASVRAMVVNEGMRTSFGLPKAGADVWEDTTESCLWCWEAIFSEMLYRLPESVQTHISNRRMCRSRIKDRIAAVSEMMEAKKRLKNAWIKLGTVDMHYWEDDVISDEKYEKLQMEGSTNSREFENELKEEAQRRTKGICG; encoded by the exons ATGGCAGAGCCGATAGGAACAAAATCTTCTCCtcaatcttcttttcaagatcCGAATTCGGATCGTGCCACGATTCCAAAGAATGCCGAGGAGAAGAAGGAAGTTGAATCTTTAGAGAAGGAGCTCGCCGACTTGTTCGGCTATTATAAGGAATTCATGGCTGAAAAAGTGGAGGTCGACCTGAGCAGCCAGTGGAGTGGTTCAAGAGACTACGTGGAAGACCTCGTCGCGTTTATGCTAAACGAGAGTAACCTTCCGCTCTCGAAGCTGGTCGACGAGATCTACGACCGATTAAACCGGGAGGTCCATAACGGCACAATCGTGGTGACGAAGCGGGTGACCTACGCGAGTGTGAGGGCTATGGTCGTGAATGAGGGAATGAGAACGAGTTTTGGACTGCCTAAGGCCGGTGCTGATGTATGGGAGGACACCACGGAGTCGTGTCTTTGGTGTTGGGAG GCGATATTTTCGGAAATGTTGTATAGGTTGCCGGAATCTGTCCAAACACATATTAGTAATCGACGCATGTGCCGCTCGAGGATCAAGGATAGGATTGCCGCGGTATCTG aaatgatGGAAGCTAAGAAAAGATTAAAGAATGCATGGATAAAGCTTGGAACTGTGGATATGCATTATTGGGAGGATGATGTTATTAGTGATGAGAAGTATGAGAAGCTACAGATGGAGGGATCGACAAATTCAAGAGAGTTCGAAAATGAGTTAAAAGAAGAGGCACAGAGAAGAACAAAAGGCATTTGCGGGTGA
- the LOC128195604 gene encoding uncharacterized protein LOC128195604 — protein sequence MVRRLLESKHVELEQSQRENLFHTRCKVLEKTCSMIVDSGSCCNCCSSRMVEKLGLTTTPHPKPYKLQWIKEDDGIVVKEQVSVPISIGKYEDQIVCDIVPMEAGHILLGRPWQYDKQEFDDIFPKEVPSGLPPLRGIEHQIDLVPGASLPNRPAYRTNPMETKEIEKQVNDLLNKGWIQKSLSPCAVPVLLVPKKDGSWRMLGKEGVHVDPEKIKAIQEWPTPKNVGEVRSFHGLASFYRRFVKDFSTIAAPLNELVKKYMPFIWGDKQELSFETLKHKLTHAPILVLPDFSKAFELECDASGVGIGAVLIQGGHPVAYFSEKLRGPTLNYPTYDKELYALIRALKTWEHYLVTREFIIHTDHESLKYIKGQAKLNKRHAKWVEYLEQFPYVIKHKKGSTNVVADALSRRHALLGYLFNKGKLCIPQGSIRKLLIKESHGGGLMGHHGVDKTLNILKSKFYWPHMRIDVQRHCSKCISCLQAKSKMMPHGLYTPLPIANTPWEDISMDFVLGLPRTQKGYDSIFVVVDRFSKMAHFIPCHKVDDASYISRLFFKEIVRLHGLPKTIVSDRDVKFLSHFWKTLWEKLGTKLLFSTTCHPQTDGQTEVVNRSLSTLLRVILRGNNKSWDEHLPHIEFAYNRVVHKTTNLSPFEVVYGFNPITPLDLLPLPLVWLHLRKERFPSQRKSKLSPRGDGPFKVVKRINDNAYIL from the exons atggtaaggagactcctggaaagtaaacatgtagaattagaacagtcacaaagagagaacctattccacacaagatgcaaagttttagaaaagacatgttcaatgatagtggatagtggctcttgttgcaactgttgtagttctagaatggtagagaagcttggcttaaccactactcctcatcctaaaccttacaaacttcaatggatcaaagaggatgatggaatagtagttaaagaacaagtaagtgtacctatttccattggcaaatatgaagatcaaattgtttgtgatatagtaccaatggaagcagggcacatattacttggaagaccttggcaatatgataaacaa gaatttgatgatatatttcccaaagaggtaccaagtggattaccacctttgaggggaatagaacatcaaatagatttggtgcctggggcaagcctacccaataggccagcctatagaaccaaccctatggaaacaaaagaaatagagaaacaagttaatgacttgttgaacaaagggtggatccaaaagagtttaagtcCCTGTGCTGTAcctgtgttgttggtccctaaaaaggatgggtcttggagaatgt tgggaaaagaaggtgtacatgttgatccagagaagatcaaggctatacaagaatggccaacccctaaaaatgtaggagaggtgagaagttttcatgggttagcaagtttttatagaagatttgtgaaagacttctccaccatagctgctcctttaaatgagctagtcaagaaatatatgccttttatttggggtgataagcaagagttgtcttttgagactttgaaacacaagttaacacatgcacctattctagttttgcctgatttttccaaagcctttgaactagaatgtgatgcatctggggtaggaataggagctgttttaatacaaggaggacatcccgtagcttactttagtgaaaaacttaggggcCCTACCttaaactatcctacctatgacaaagagttgtatgccctcattagagctttgaaaacttgggagcattacttggtaactagagaattcatcatacacactgaccatgaatctctcaagtacattaaagggcaagcaaagctaaacaaaagacatgcaaagtgggtggaatatcttgagcaatttccctatgtcatcaaacacaaaaaggggagtactaatgttgttgcggatgctttatctagaagacatgcattatta gggtatctttttaataaaggaaaactttgtataccccaaggatccattagaaaacttcttatcaaagagagtcatggaggaggactcatgggccatcatggagttgataaaactctgaacattttgaaaagtaaattttattggccacacatgagaatagatgttcaaaggcattgttctaaatgtataTCTTGTTTGCAAGCTAAGTCCAAAATgatgcctcatggactctatacacctcttcctatagctaataccccttgggaggacataagcatggactttgtcttaggattaccaagaactcaaaaggggtatgattctatatttgtggtagtagatcgttttagtaaaatggctcattttataccctgccacaaagtagatgatgctagctatatctctagactcttctttaaagaaatagtgagattgcatggcttacccaaaactatagtgtctgatagagatgtgaagtttctaagccatttttggaaaactttatgggaaaagcttggaactaaacttttattttctactacatgtcacccacaaactgatgggcaaactgaagtagtaaatagatctttatctacattattaagggtaatattaagaggaaataacaaatcttgggatgaacatctacctcatattgaatttgcttataatagagtagtccacaagactactaatctttctccttttgaggttgtttatggttttaaccctatcacacctcttgatttactacctcttcc cctagtttggcttcatttgagaaaggaaagatttccctctcaaaggaagtccaaacttagtccaagaggagatggtccattcaaggtggtcaaaagaataaatgataatgcatacatctta